In a genomic window of Telopea speciosissima isolate NSW1024214 ecotype Mountain lineage chromosome 5, Tspe_v1, whole genome shotgun sequence:
- the LOC122661664 gene encoding GDSL esterase/lipase EXL1-like, with amino-acid sequence MQPSSLNLATSSSLVLLLSLLACFTSQFIQKAIAAPANSTVPAVLVFGDSIVDTGNNNYLSTLAKCNFPPYGKDFMGGIPTGRFSNGKVPSDLIVEGMGIKELLPAYLDPNLTLQDLVTGVNFASGGGGYDPLTSTIETAMNLWEQLKLFEEYIEKVKSGIGEERSKNIASESLYVVCTGSNDIATTYFPTPLRKLHYDIASYTDLLVQSASTFIQELYRLGARKIIVINIPPIGCVPSQRTIAGGKARMCVEKYNKAAMLFNSKLSSQLNLLNNKLPQSIFLYIDIYNPVLDLIQNPYTYGFEEATKGCCGTGKIETSILLCDGNPFTCTNTSKYIFWDSYHPTEKAYKVILAPILNYLNSLF; translated from the exons ATGCAGCCGTCCTCTCTAAACCTggctacttcttcttctttggttcttcttctatctctgctTGCTTGTTTCACCTCTCAATTCATTCAAAAAGCCATTGCAGCACCTGCCAATTCCACGGTTCCTGCAGTACTAGTCTTCGGAGATTCGATCGTGGATACTGGAAACAACAACTATTTATCCACATTGGCTAAGTGCAATTTTCCTCCCTATGGCAAAGATTTCATGGGAGGAATCCCAACTGGTAGGTTCAGCAATGGAAAGGTTCCCTCCGACCTCatag TTGAAGGAATGGGGATTAAGGAGCTGTTGCCGGCATATTTGGACCCAAATCTAACCCTGCAAGACCTCGTCACTGGCGTAAACTTCGCCTCAGGTGGTGGAGGTTATGATCCTCTCACATCAACTATAGAG ACGGCTATGAATTTATGGGAGCAGTTAAAGCTGTTTGAAGAGTACATAGAGAAGGTGAAGAGTGGGATTGGTGAGGAGAGAAGCAAGAATATTGCATCAGAGAGTCTATATGTGGTGTGTACAGGGAGCAATGACATTGCAACTACTTACTTCCCTACTCCTCTTAGGAAATTGCACTACGACATCGCCTCTTACACAGATCTATTAGTCCAATCTGCTTCCACTTTCATTCAG GAACTGTACCGATTAGGAGCACGGAAGATTATTGTTATCAACATACCACCAATTGGATGTGTACCATCCCAGAGAACAATAGCAGGGGGAAAAGCTAGAATGTGTGTAGAAAAATACAACAAAGCAGCCATGCTCTTCAACTCTAAGCTGTCCTCCCAACTGAATTTGCTAAATAATAAGCTCCCCCAATCCATATTCCTCTATATCGATATCTACAATCCTGTGCTTGATCTCATCCAAAATCCTTACACATACG GATTTGAAGAGGCAACTAAAGGATGCTGTGGTACTGGAAAAATAGAAACATCAATATTACTGTGCGACGGAAACCCATTTACATGTACAAACACCTCCAAGTACATATTCTGGGACAGTTACCATCCCACGGAGAAAGCTTACAAGGTCATCCTCGCTCCAATCCTCAACTACCTCAACAGCCTCTTCTGA
- the LOC122661663 gene encoding GDSL esterase/lipase EXL3-like: MLPPSSSSSSANFVVLFVFIIASCFLFQVNEAHITLPNNITIPALIAFGDSIIDPGNNNNLQTLVKCNFPPYGRDFKGGIPTGRFCNGKVPTDFIAEDLGIKELLPPYLDPCLKPPDLLTGVSFASGGAGYDPLTAKLTSVLSLSDQLNLFKEYMGKLKVITGEERTRSIIAESLYAICTGSDDIANTYFSTPFRNMNYNVPAYTDLMLTSASRFIQDLYGLGARRIAVIGIPPIGCVPFQRTLGGGGERRCVEKYNKAASLFNTKLSFHIGFLNQRLPQSKIVFIDIYKPLLDIIQNPHSYGFEEVNDGCCGTGKLEVSILCNNLVPQTCSDDSKYLFWDSYHPSERGYRFLTTIILQDHINHFF, translated from the exons ATGCTTccaccctcttcttcttcttcttctgcaaacTTTGTTGTTTTATTTGTATTTATCATAGCTTCctgcttcctcttccaagtcaacGAAGCACACATCACTTTGCCTAATAACATTACGATCCCGGCCTTGATTGCGTTTGGAGATTCGATCATAGACCCAGGCAACAATAATAATCTTCAGACGCTGGTGAAATGCAACTTCCCTCCCTATGGCCGTGATTTCAAGGGAGGAATCCCCACTGGAAGGTTTTGCAACGGAAAGGTTCCTACTGATTTCATAG CTGAAGATTTGGGAATTAAGGAGCTTTTGCCTCCATATCTTGACCCATGCTTGAAGCCTCCAGACCTCCTCACAGGTGTAAGCTTCGCCTCCGGTGGTGCTGGTTATGATCCGCTCACCGCTAAGTTAACG TCAGTGTTGTCTCTGTCGGATCAATTGAACTTGTTCAAAGAGTACATGGGGAAGCTGAAAGTGATTACtggagaagagagaacaagGAGCATTATTGCAGAAAGCTTATATGCAATCTGTACAGGGAGCGATGATATTGCCAATACTTATTTCTCTACTCCTTTCAGAAATATGAACTACAATGTCCCTGCCTATACTGATCTCATGCTCACTTCAGCTTCCAGATTCATTCAG GATCTGTATGGTTTAGGGGCAAGAAGGATCGCTGTGATAGGCATCCCACCGATTGGATGTGTGCCATTTCAGAGAACCctaggaggagggggagagagaaggtGTGTTGAGAAATACAACAAAGCAGCATCTCTTTTCAACACTAAGTTGTCTTTCCACATCGGCTTCCTCAACCAAAGGCTCCCACAATCCAAAATTGTGTTCATTGATATCTACAAACCCCTACTTGATATCATCCAAAACCCTCATTCCTACG GTTTTGAAGAGGTGAACGATGGATGTTGTGGCACAGGAAAACTAGAGGTTTCAATACTATGCAACAACTTGGTCCCACAAACGTGCTCAGATGACTCCAAATACTTATTCTGGGACAGCTATCATCCCTCTGAGAGAGGCTACCGCTTCCTCACCACCATCATCTTACAAGACCACATCAATCACTTCTTCTAA